The Oncorhynchus gorbuscha isolate QuinsamMale2020 ecotype Even-year unplaced genomic scaffold, OgorEven_v1.0 Un_scaffold_11896, whole genome shotgun sequence genome includes a window with the following:
- the LOC124030475 gene encoding keratin-associated protein 4-3-like — protein LCFQLCFQLCFQLCLQLCFQLCLQLCVSSCFLLCFQLCVSSSVSSCVSPAVRFQLCVSSCVSPAVFPAVCLQLCFQLCVSSCVSICVSSGFQLCVPNSVSPAVCLQLCLQLCVSSCVSPAVCFQLCLQLCVSSCLQLCVSSCVSSCVSPAVSPAVCFQLCVFS, from the exons CTGTGTTTCCAGCTGTGTTTCCAGCTGTGTTTCCAGCTGTGTCTCCAGCTGTGTTTCCAGCTGTGTCTCCAGCTGTGTGTCTCCAGCTGTTTCCTGCTGTGTTTCCAGCTGTGTGTCTCCAGCT CTGTCTCCAGCTGTGTGTCTCCAGCTGTGCGTTTCCAGCTGTGTGTTTCCAGCTGTGTGTCTCCAG CTGTGTTTCCAGCTGTGTGTCTCCAGCTGTGTTTCCAGCTGTGTGTTTCCAGCTGTGTTTCCATCTGTGTTTCCAGCGGTTTCCAGCTGTGTGTCCCCAACT CTGTGTCTCCAGCTGTGTGTCTCCAGCTGTGTCTCCAGCTGTGTGTCTCCAGCTGTGTGTCTCCAGCTGTGTGTTTCCAGCTGTGTCTCCAGCTGTGTGTTTCCAGCTGTCTCCAGCTGTGTGTCTCCAGCTGTGTCTCCAGCTGTGTGTCTCCAGCTGTGTCTCCAGCTGTGTGTTTCCAGCTGTGTGTCTTCAGCT